One window of Cydia strobilella chromosome 10, ilCydStro3.1, whole genome shotgun sequence genomic DNA carries:
- the LOC134744980 gene encoding cyclin-dependent kinase 8, with translation MGDNFQNKTMASVMMDYDFKVKTQNERSKVEDLFDFEGCKVGRGTYGHVYKARRKDGSDTKDYALKQIEGTGLSMSACREIALLRELKHSNVINLIRVFLSHTDRKVWLLFDYAEHDLWHIIKFHRAAKANKKSVMVPKGMVKSLLYQILDGIHYLHSNWVLHRDLKPANILVMGEGPERGRVKIADMGFARLFNAPLKPLADLDPVVVTFWYRAPELLLGARHYTKAIDIWAIGCIFAELLTSEPIFHCRQEDIKTSNPYHHDQLDRIFNVMGFPQEKDWEDIRKMPEHATLVKDFKRSNYQNCSLGKYMDRHKIKPDSKAFSLLQRLLLMDPNRRITSEIAMQDPYFSEDPLPTQDVFSGCPIPYPKREFLTDDDQDDKSDSKARQNQQQQQQNNNQVQANNHDHGASNAKRMRMPGPNQGNNTGGGAPQDFHQQQMMFGQQQQGNQQQGNFQQRF, from the exons ATGGGTgacaattttcaaaataaaacaatggcttCGGTTATGATGGACTATGATTTTAAAGTAAAGACTCAAAACGAGCGGTCGAAAGTCGAGGATCTGTTTGACTTCGAAGGTTGCAAGGTTGGCAGAGGGACTTACGGGCACGTCTACAAGGCAAGGAGAAAAGACGGCTCGGATACAAAGGACTACGCGTTGAAGCAAATCGAAGGCACTGGATTGTCGATGTCGGCTTGTCGAGAGATCGCG CTACTCCGGGAACTGAAGCATTCAAATGTGATAAACCTTATAAGAGTTTTCTTGTCACATACGGATCGAAAGGTGTGGCTGCTCTTTGACTATGCGGAGCATGATCTGTGGCACATCATCAAGTTTCATAGGGCTGCAAAGGCTAACAAAAAGTCAGTTATGGTTCCTAAGGGCATGGTCAAGAGTTTGCTGTATCAGATTTTGGATGggatacattatttacattccAACTGGGTTTTACATAGAGACTTG aAACCAGCAAACATTCTAGTGATGGGTGAAGGCCCTGAGCGGGGCAGGGTAAAGATTGCTGACATGGGCTTCGCCCGACTGTTCAATGCACCATTGAAGCCCCTTGCTGACTTGGATCCAGTGGTGGTCACTTTCTGGTACAGGGCACCAGAACTCTTGCTAGGAGCACGACATTATACTAAAGCTATTG ATATTTGGGCCATAGGTTGCATCTTTGCTGAGCTACTTACGTCCGAGCCGATATTCCACTGCAGACAGGAAGACATAAAGACCAGCAACCCATACCATCATGACCAGCTGGACAGGATATTCAATGTCATGGGCTTTCCGCAGGAGAAGGACTGGGAGGACATCAGGAAGATGCCAGAGCATGCTACTCTAGTCAAAGATTTTAAAAGATCTAA TTACCAAAACTGTTCACTAGGAAAATATATGGATAGACACAAGATCAAGCCAGACAGTAAAGCATTCAGTCTATTGCAAAGGCTTCTGTTGATGGACCCAAATAGGAGAATAACGTCGGAAATAGCAATGCAAGATCCGTACTTTTCCGAAGATCCATTGCCCACTCAG gatGTGTTTTCTGGATGCCCCATTCCCTATCCAAAGAGAGAGTTCTTGACTGATGATGACCAGGATGACAAGAGTGATTCTAAAGCGAGACAAAACCAACAACAGCAGCAACAAAATAAT AATCAGGTGCAAGCCAATAACCATGACCACGGAGCCAGCAACGCAAAACGAATGAGAATGCcag GTCCGAACCAAGGCAACAAcacgggcggcggcgcgccgcagGATTTCCACCAGCAGCAGATGATGTTCGGGCAGCAGCAGCAAGGCAACCAGCAGCAGGGCAACTTCCAGCAACGCTTCTAG
- the LOC134744760 gene encoding HIG1 domain family member 2A, mitochondrial — protein MTTEPEPTDLDWVQLRKDMGKAHHAETMKEKFSRKFEENPFVPIGCLATAGALSYGLWSFRQGRSKMSQTMMRLRIVAQGFTITALIAGVMLAAKK, from the exons ATGACGACTGAACCAGAGCCGACCGATTTGGATTGGGTGCAACTGCGCAAAGATATGGGAAAAGCGCATCATGCGGAAACGATGAAAGAaaaattttcaagaaaatttgaGGAAAATCCGTTCGTCCCTATAG GCTGCTTAGCAACTGCCGGTGCATTATCATACGGGCTTTGGTCATTCAGGCAAGGCCGATCCAAGATGTCTCAGACCATGATGCGTCTCCGCATTGTAGCACAAGGATTCACTATTACGGCTCTCATCGCTGGAGTAATGTTGGCAGCGAAGAAATGA